One part of the Halopenitus persicus genome encodes these proteins:
- a CDS encoding DUF7127 family protein produces MNLTQITDGETVLRRYEYPDRWVVAADLGVDDELVSVDTVGETAIVVVDRDDVDAETEIELPGPAADATVNNGVLTIEVAK; encoded by the coding sequence ATGAATCTCACCCAGATCACCGACGGCGAAACCGTTCTTCGCCGCTATGAGTACCCGGACCGATGGGTCGTCGCCGCCGACCTCGGCGTCGACGACGAACTCGTCTCAGTCGACACCGTCGGCGAGACGGCGATCGTCGTCGTCGACCGCGACGACGTCGACGCCGAGACCGAGATCGAACTGCCCGGTCCGGCCGCTGACGCGACCGTGAACAACGGCGTCCTGACCATCGAGGTGGCCAAATGA
- a CDS encoding alpha/beta fold hydrolase: MEYVTHHGRRTAYRVSEGDGEGPGILFVHGSGGTHAIWKAQARLRDAAPVVSMDLSGHGESDDVDAEPGPEALAAYADDVVAVAEETGATVLCGNSLGGAVVQWVALERDYAARLEGLVLQGTGAKLAVLQDLREWLADDFERAIEFLHGPDRVFHDAPAEYAELSMDAMRRTGRAVVERDFLTCHRFDVRDRVSTIDVPTLAVAGEHDRLTPPRYHEFLASEIPSCERAVIEDAAHLAMIEQPEAFNALLREFLGRVANA, encoded by the coding sequence ATGGAGTACGTCACACACCACGGCCGCCGGACCGCGTACCGCGTCTCCGAGGGCGACGGCGAGGGGCCGGGGATCCTGTTCGTTCACGGCAGCGGCGGCACCCACGCGATCTGGAAGGCGCAGGCGCGGCTCCGGGATGCGGCACCCGTGGTCTCGATGGACCTGTCCGGCCACGGCGAGAGCGACGACGTCGACGCCGAGCCCGGGCCGGAAGCGCTCGCCGCCTATGCCGACGACGTGGTCGCCGTCGCCGAGGAGACGGGCGCGACGGTGCTCTGTGGGAACTCCCTGGGCGGCGCCGTCGTCCAGTGGGTCGCGCTCGAACGCGACTACGCGGCCCGGCTCGAGGGACTCGTGCTGCAGGGAACCGGGGCGAAGCTCGCGGTCCTACAGGATCTCCGTGAGTGGCTCGCCGACGACTTCGAGCGAGCGATCGAGTTCCTCCACGGCCCGGACCGGGTCTTTCACGACGCGCCGGCGGAGTACGCCGAGCTCTCGATGGACGCGATGCGGCGGACCGGCCGGGCGGTCGTCGAACGCGACTTCCTCACGTGTCACCGGTTCGACGTCCGTGACCGCGTCTCGACGATCGACGTTCCCACGCTGGCGGTCGCCGGCGAACACGACCGGCTGACGCCCCCGCGGTACCACGAATTCCTCGCGAGCGAGATCCCGAGCTGCGAGCGGGCCGTCATCGAGGACGCCGCACACCTCGCGATGATCGAGCAGCCCGAGGCGTTCAACGCCCTTCTGCGCGAGTTTCTCGGCAGGGTCGCGAACGCGTGA
- a CDS encoding RNA-guided endonuclease InsQ/TnpB family protein, protein MYYAYKYCLKPSDAHREELDRHRDICRQLYNHTLYRLNEYQDEHGELPSMTTLRSELPDLKKWWDDLSDVYSKVLQTVVERLFDNLEGLSALKENGYGVGHLTWKPPREFRSFTYSQSGFKLDKKGGQAVLSLSKLADIPIRLHRAIPEDATLKQVTLKKEPTGEWFATFGVEMDREPPEPPENPEKCVGIDVGILTYAHDTDGTAVGSLDLSDERERLDREQRKLSRKEHGSNNYEKQRRRVAECHADIRRKRRDFLHKLSNYYAREYDLVAVEDLNVKGMLESPSNSRNTASSAWGTFLSFLEYKCEREGTHFVAVNPGGTTKECAACGVSTEKPLWVREHSCPACGFEADRDANAAWNILSRGLRDVGVGHSEGTPVETALPTDTNSVSAKRVIEAGSPPLNERTASAVSE, encoded by the coding sequence ATGTACTACGCCTACAAGTACTGTCTCAAGCCGTCCGACGCCCACCGCGAGGAGTTGGACCGCCACCGCGATATTTGTCGGCAACTGTACAACCACACGCTCTACCGCCTCAACGAGTACCAAGACGAACACGGCGAACTACCGTCCATGACCACCCTAAGGTCGGAACTCCCCGATCTCAAGAAGTGGTGGGACGACCTTTCGGACGTGTACTCGAAGGTTCTCCAAACCGTCGTGGAACGTTTGTTCGACAATCTCGAAGGACTCTCCGCACTCAAGGAGAACGGCTACGGCGTCGGTCACCTCACGTGGAAGCCGCCACGGGAGTTCCGTAGTTTCACGTACAGTCAGTCTGGCTTCAAGCTCGACAAGAAGGGCGGTCAGGCTGTGCTGTCACTCTCGAAACTCGCGGACATCCCGATCCGACTCCACCGCGCCATCCCCGAGGACGCCACCCTCAAACAGGTCACGCTCAAGAAGGAACCGACGGGCGAGTGGTTCGCCACCTTCGGCGTCGAAATGGATCGTGAACCACCCGAACCACCAGAGAACCCCGAGAAGTGTGTCGGTATCGATGTGGGGATTCTCACGTACGCCCACGACACCGACGGCACGGCAGTCGGGTCGCTCGACCTTTCCGACGAACGGGAACGGCTGGACCGTGAGCAACGGAAACTCTCGCGGAAGGAACACGGTTCGAACAACTACGAGAAGCAACGTCGTCGAGTCGCGGAGTGTCACGCCGACATCCGACGCAAGCGCCGCGACTTCTTGCACAAGCTCTCGAACTACTACGCTCGGGAGTACGACCTCGTGGCGGTCGAAGACCTGAACGTAAAGGGAATGCTGGAGTCGCCGTCGAACAGCCGCAACACCGCGTCTTCCGCGTGGGGGACGTTCCTCTCGTTCCTCGAATACAAGTGTGAGCGTGAGGGGACGCACTTCGTGGCGGTCAACCCGGGAGGAACGACCAAAGAGTGTGCGGCGTGTGGCGTCTCGACGGAGAAGCCGTTGTGGGTTCGTGAACACTCCTGTCCCGCCTGCGGGTTTGAGGCGGACAGGGACGCGAACGCGGCGTGGAACATCCTTTCTCGCGGCCTCAGAGACGTAGGAGTGGGACACTCCGAAGGAACGCCTGTGGAGACTGCGCTCCCTACGGACACCAATTCGGTGTCTGCAAAGCGCGTCATCGAAGCAGGAAGCCCTCCCCTCAACGAGCGAACGGCGTCAGCCGTGAGCGAGTAG
- a CDS encoding YeiH family protein translates to MAGLRHRSPAWRVLPGIAVLVLVGLSARAVTTVVPIGSHLLVAIAIGALLANTIGVPDWAAPGVDTHGLWLETGIVLLGATVAVGRIIDAGGRVLAIVLGAVSATVLLVEIVSRWVVGIDEKAGSLLAAGSGICGVSAVAAVAGAIDPDRGQVAYATATVLLFDAVTLVAYPTVGRALGLSDVVFGVWAGTTMFSTGPVTAAGFAYSPVAGEWAVLVKLARNALIGVVAVGYAMYYAREVDDADEVDGGRDANGGGDGRAALYARLRQLREGVPVFLLGFLLLVVLSALGAFTPAQRTAIGNASSWLFLVAFAGLGMRMNVREFREAGIAPVVVVLLALLVVSSTTLVVSMAVL, encoded by the coding sequence ATGGCCGGGTTGCGGCACCGTTCGCCGGCGTGGCGTGTGCTTCCAGGGATCGCCGTTCTCGTGTTGGTCGGGCTGTCTGCCCGCGCGGTCACCACGGTCGTCCCGATCGGAAGCCACCTCCTCGTCGCCATCGCGATCGGCGCACTCCTCGCGAACACGATCGGGGTGCCCGACTGGGCAGCCCCGGGCGTCGACACGCACGGCCTCTGGCTCGAGACTGGGATCGTCCTGTTGGGGGCCACCGTCGCCGTCGGCCGGATCATCGACGCCGGCGGGCGGGTTCTCGCCATCGTACTCGGTGCCGTATCGGCCACCGTCCTCCTCGTGGAGATCGTCTCGCGATGGGTGGTCGGGATCGACGAGAAAGCCGGATCGCTGCTGGCCGCGGGGTCGGGGATCTGCGGCGTCTCCGCCGTCGCGGCCGTTGCCGGCGCGATCGACCCCGACCGTGGACAGGTCGCCTATGCCACCGCAACCGTTCTCCTGTTCGATGCGGTCACCCTCGTGGCGTATCCGACCGTGGGGCGGGCGCTCGGTCTGTCGGACGTCGTCTTCGGGGTCTGGGCCGGGACGACGATGTTCAGCACCGGTCCCGTCACCGCTGCCGGGTTCGCGTATTCGCCCGTCGCCGGCGAGTGGGCGGTTCTCGTCAAGCTCGCGCGCAACGCGCTCATCGGGGTCGTCGCCGTCGGATACGCGATGTATTACGCCCGCGAGGTGGATGACGCGGACGAGGTGGACGGCGGCCGTGACGCAAACGGCGGCGGTGACGGGCGCGCCGCGCTTTACGCTCGGCTCCGGCAGCTTCGCGAGGGAGTCCCCGTCTTCCTGCTCGGATTTCTCCTCCTGGTCGTGCTGTCGGCGCTGGGCGCGTTCACGCCGGCACAGCGGACCGCGATCGGGAACGCCTCGAGCTGGCTCTTCCTCGTCGCGTTCGCCGGCCTGGGAATGCGGATGAACGTTCGGGAGTTCCGCGAGGCGGGGATCGCGCCGGTCGTCGTGGTCCTCCTCGCGCTCCTCGTCGTCAGCTCGACGACGCTCGTCGTCTCGATGGCGGTCCTCTAG
- the tnpA gene encoding IS200/IS605-like element ISHmu6 family transposase — protein MEYDLDSGAHSTYSLHYHLILTTKYRRGVLTEERTQFIHEVISGFTDNYGVELTNLDGEDDHVHILFRAKPTTDLVKFINTVKGATARRIRNEYADELKTELWGDSFWNDSYCLISTGQVSLDVLKQYVENQRE, from the coding sequence ATGGAGTATGACCTCGACTCGGGTGCGCACTCAACGTATTCCCTCCACTACCACCTGATACTCACCACCAAGTATCGGCGTGGAGTGCTAACCGAGGAACGAACCCAATTCATTCACGAGGTCATCAGCGGGTTCACGGACAACTACGGTGTCGAACTGACGAACCTCGACGGCGAGGACGACCACGTTCACATCCTGTTCCGAGCGAAACCCACCACGGACCTCGTGAAGTTCATCAATACGGTCAAGGGCGCGACCGCCCGCCGTATCCGCAACGAGTACGCGGACGAACTGAAGACCGAACTGTGGGGTGACTCGTTCTGGAACGATTCGTACTGCCTCATCTCGACGGGGCAGGTGTCGCTGGACGTGCTGAAACAGTACGTCGAAAACCAACGCGAGTAG
- a CDS encoding 50S ribosomal protein L37e produces the protein MTGAGTPSQGKKNKTVHVKCRRCGEKSYHLKKERCSSCGFGKSAKRREYAWQSKSGDN, from the coding sequence ATGACCGGCGCCGGAACGCCCTCCCAGGGGAAAAAGAACAAGACGGTTCACGTGAAGTGCCGCCGCTGTGGCGAGAAGTCCTACCACCTCAAGAAGGAACGCTGCTCGTCGTGCGGCTTCGGCAAGTCCGCCAAGCGCCGCGAGTACGCCTGGCAGTCGAAGTCCGGCGACAACTGA
- a CDS encoding ribonuclease J: MEIEIATIGGYEEVGRQMTAVRAGEDIVIFDMGLNLSKVLIHDNVETEKMHSLDLIDMGAIPDDRVMSELEGDVQAIVPTHGHLDHIAAIPKLAHRYDAPIVATPFTIELVRQQIQDEGKFQVDNDLVKMNAGGTMAIGDSEQVELEFVNVTHSVIDAINPVLHTPEGAIVYGLDKRMDHSPVIGDPIDMDRFREIGREDNGVLCYIEDCTNAGRKGRTPSESVARRHLEDVMRSVEDYDGGIVATTFSSHIARVSSLVEFARDIGRQPVLLGRSMEKYSGTAERLDFVDFPGDLGMYGHRKSVDRTFKRIMKEGKEDYLPIVTGHQGEPRAMLTRMGRGETPYELDDGDKVIFSARVIPEPTNEGQRYQSEQLLRMQGARIYDDIHVSGHLREEGHYTMLDALQPQHVVPAHQNLEGLAPYVDLCRSQGYTLDRDLHVTENGNVFQLVE; encoded by the coding sequence ATGGAAATCGAAATCGCAACAATCGGCGGATACGAAGAGGTCGGTCGACAGATGACGGCGGTCCGGGCGGGCGAGGACATCGTCATCTTCGACATGGGCCTGAACCTGAGTAAGGTCCTGATCCACGACAACGTGGAGACCGAGAAGATGCACAGCCTCGACCTGATCGACATGGGCGCCATTCCGGACGACCGCGTGATGTCCGAACTCGAGGGCGACGTGCAGGCCATCGTGCCGACGCACGGCCACCTCGACCACATCGCCGCGATCCCCAAGCTCGCCCACCGGTACGACGCGCCGATCGTCGCCACTCCCTTCACGATCGAGCTCGTCCGCCAGCAGATCCAGGACGAGGGCAAGTTCCAGGTCGACAACGACCTGGTAAAGATGAACGCGGGCGGCACGATGGCGATCGGCGACTCCGAGCAGGTCGAGCTCGAGTTCGTCAACGTCACCCACTCGGTCATCGACGCGATCAACCCGGTCCTGCACACCCCCGAGGGCGCGATCGTCTACGGGCTCGACAAGCGGATGGACCACTCGCCGGTCATCGGCGACCCGATCGATATGGACCGGTTCCGCGAGATCGGCCGCGAGGACAACGGCGTCCTCTGTTACATCGAGGACTGTACCAACGCCGGCCGGAAGGGCCGAACGCCGTCCGAGTCGGTCGCGCGCAGGCACCTCGAGGACGTGATGCGCTCGGTCGAGGATTACGACGGCGGGATCGTCGCCACGACGTTCTCCTCCCACATCGCCCGGGTCTCGAGCCTCGTCGAGTTCGCCCGCGACATCGGTCGCCAGCCCGTCCTGCTCGGTCGGTCGATGGAGAAGTACTCCGGAACCGCGGAACGGCTCGACTTCGTCGACTTCCCCGGCGATCTGGGGATGTACGGCCACCGGAAGTCGGTCGACCGAACGTTCAAGCGGATCATGAAGGAGGGCAAGGAGGACTACCTGCCCATCGTCACGGGCCACCAGGGCGAGCCGCGCGCGATGCTCACCCGGATGGGACGCGGCGAGACGCCCTACGAGCTGGACGACGGCGACAAGGTCATCTTCAGCGCCCGGGTCATCCCGGAGCCGACCAACGAGGGCCAGCGCTACCAGTCCGAGCAGCTCCTCCGGATGCAGGGTGCCCGCATCTACGACGACATCCACGTCTCGGGCCACCTGCGCGAGGAGGGCCACTACACGATGCTGGACGCGCTCCAGCCCCAACACGTCGTCCCGGCCCACCAGAACCTGGAGGGACTCGCACCGTACGTCGACCTGTGCCGTTCGCAGGGATACACGCTCGATCGTGACCTCCACGTCACGGAGAACGGAAACGTCTTCCAGCTGGTCGAATGA
- a CDS encoding LSM domain-containing protein, producing MSGRPLDVLESSLNEAVTVHLKDGTTYYGLLAGYDQHMNLVIDPEEAADDRVEGDAEFAVAVEDTTIIRGDNVVTIKA from the coding sequence ATGAGTGGCCGACCCCTCGACGTGCTGGAGTCATCGCTGAACGAGGCCGTGACCGTCCACCTCAAGGACGGAACCACGTATTACGGCCTGCTCGCCGGCTACGACCAGCACATGAACCTGGTCATCGACCCCGAGGAGGCCGCCGACGATCGCGTCGAGGGCGACGCCGAGTTCGCCGTCGCGGTCGAAGACACAACGATTATACGCGGCGATAACGTCGTCACCATCAAAGCATGA
- a CDS encoding DNA replication complex subunit Gins51: MNLDELRSVQAKERRKDSLQHLRDAFYEDVASYIADLRAARDRRAERVENPFSDDDVRRMSDEVETAEEVAEALYERRVGKVVKLASFAAADMPVEREGMTTQERELFEDLVTRIEANKSSVLDVLTGAETVTEAAPSASELTNAASAATADVPADADVTADADASATRPGTEREEDADRPVPPEDPPAPANGDADVETTDHATETAVESAPGTDDGGALAEAMGVDSTTSTAASVQTDPVTEAGHGTGDRTTEGRTETGTDDAVDAVGDGAAKGRGDGASEGRSHDETAVDDRSHDGVDLDRTVVRITRDVGEILGVDEREYDLESEDVVTLPAANADPLLKRDAAERIE, encoded by the coding sequence ATGAATCTGGACGAGCTCAGATCGGTGCAGGCCAAGGAACGCCGAAAGGACAGCCTGCAGCATCTCCGCGACGCGTTCTACGAGGACGTGGCGTCCTACATCGCCGACCTCCGCGCCGCGCGCGATCGGCGGGCCGAGCGCGTGGAGAACCCCTTCTCGGACGACGACGTGCGCCGGATGTCCGACGAGGTCGAGACGGCCGAGGAGGTCGCCGAGGCACTGTACGAGCGCCGGGTCGGAAAGGTCGTCAAGCTCGCCTCCTTCGCCGCGGCCGATATGCCGGTCGAGCGCGAGGGGATGACGACCCAGGAGCGCGAGCTGTTCGAGGACCTGGTGACCCGCATCGAGGCCAACAAGTCCTCGGTGCTCGACGTCCTCACGGGCGCGGAGACCGTCACCGAGGCGGCGCCGAGCGCGTCGGAACTGACGAACGCCGCGTCGGCCGCCACCGCCGACGTTCCGGCGGACGCCGATGTCACGGCGGACGCCGACGCGTCCGCGACCCGACCCGGAACGGAACGGGAAGAGGACGCCGACCGCCCGGTCCCGCCGGAGGATCCACCGGCGCCGGCGAACGGCGACGCGGACGTCGAGACGACCGACCACGCGACCGAAACCGCCGTCGAGTCCGCCCCCGGTACGGACGACGGCGGAGCGCTCGCCGAGGCGATGGGCGTCGATTCGACCACGTCGACCGCCGCGAGCGTCCAGACCGATCCCGTGACGGAAGCCGGTCACGGCACCGGGGACCGTACGACCGAGGGCCGCACCGAGACCGGCACCGACGACGCCGTCGACGCCGTCGGCGACGGCGCCGCGAAGGGTCGCGGGGACGGTGCTTCGGAGGGCCGCAGCCACGACGAGACTGCCGTGGACGATCGCAGCCACGACGGGGTCGATCTCGACCGCACCGTCGTTCGTATCACCCGGGACGTCGGGGAGATCCTCGGGGTCGACGAACGGGAGTACGACCTCGAGAGCGAGGACGTGGTGACGCTGCCGGCCGCCAACGCCGACCCGCTGCTGAAGCGTGACGCGGCCGAACGGATCGAATAG
- the bcp gene encoding thioredoxin-dependent thiol peroxidase has product MLDPGTDAPSFSLPNQHGETVSLESIDADYTVVYFYPRADTPGCTTEACGFRDAWDRFAAADVAVVGISDDPVDDLADFADKYDLPFHLLSDTDGSVAGAYDSYGEKNVFGNVVDGVFRNTYVVDAAGEIVLAYEGVDPEDHAEAILADVADERA; this is encoded by the coding sequence ATGCTCGATCCCGGCACCGACGCCCCGTCGTTCTCGCTGCCGAACCAGCACGGCGAAACGGTCTCGCTCGAGTCGATCGACGCCGACTACACCGTCGTCTATTTTTATCCCCGGGCGGACACCCCGGGGTGTACGACCGAGGCCTGCGGGTTCCGCGACGCGTGGGACCGGTTCGCCGCGGCTGACGTCGCGGTCGTCGGGATCAGCGACGACCCGGTCGACGACCTCGCGGACTTCGCCGACAAGTACGATCTGCCGTTTCACCTCCTGTCGGATACGGATGGATCGGTGGCCGGCGCCTACGACTCCTACGGCGAGAAGAACGTGTTCGGCAACGTCGTCGACGGCGTCTTCCGGAACACCTACGTCGTCGATGCGGCGGGCGAGATCGTCCTCGCCTACGAGGGCGTCGACCCCGAGGACCACGCCGAGGCGATCCTCGCGGACGTCGCGGACGAACGCGCATAA
- a CDS encoding CDC48 family AAA ATPase, giving the protein MKLTVKPLKQKDAGRRLAAIDRVAAEELDLSGGDFVRIDGQSGSAIARVWPGYPEDDGTGVVRIDGRLRQEADVGIDDRVTVEKVEVKPADRVTVALPQRLGIRGNIDALIRRELGGQPVTPGQNVQLPLGFGFMGGQSQAVPLKVASTTPSGTVVVTDSTEIEISEKPAEEIVENVGGAGAGGDPTPDVAYEDIGGLDDELEQVREMIELPMRHPELFKRLGIDPPKGVLLHGPPGTGKTLIAKAVANEIDASFHTVSGPEIMSKYYGESEEQLRDVFEEASEDAPAIIFMDELDSIAPKREEAGGDVERRVVAQLLSLMDGLEERGQVVVIGATNRVDAIDPALRRGGRFDREIEIGVPDRDGRKEILQVHTRNMPLVDGIDLDEYAENTHGFVGADLESLAKESAMHALRRIRPQLDLESDEIDADVLQSIQVTERDLKEALKGIEPSALREVFVEVPDVTWADVGGLGETKERLRETVQWPLEYPEVFDQLDMEAAKGVLLYGPPGTGKTLLAKAVANEAESNFISIKGPELLNKFVGESEKGVREVFSKARENAPTIVFFDEIDSIATERGQNTGDSGVGERVVSQLLTELDGLESLEDVVVIATTNRPDLIDSALLRPGRLDRHVHVPVPDEDARRRIFEVHTREKPLADDVDLDELARRTEGYVGADIEAVAREASMNASREFIASVDKEEVGESVGNVRVTMAHFEDALDEVNPSVTAETRERYEEIEKQFKRSEVETEPEATPGGAFQ; this is encoded by the coding sequence ATGAAGCTCACCGTCAAGCCGCTCAAACAGAAGGACGCGGGCCGGCGTCTCGCCGCGATCGACCGCGTCGCCGCCGAGGAGCTCGACCTGTCGGGCGGCGACTTCGTGCGCATCGACGGCCAGTCCGGCAGCGCCATCGCGCGCGTCTGGCCCGGATACCCCGAAGATGACGGTACCGGCGTGGTTCGAATCGACGGCCGCCTCCGCCAGGAGGCCGACGTCGGGATCGACGACCGCGTGACCGTCGAGAAGGTCGAGGTCAAGCCGGCCGATCGAGTGACCGTCGCGCTCCCTCAGCGGCTGGGGATTCGCGGCAACATCGACGCGCTGATCCGCCGCGAGCTCGGCGGCCAGCCCGTGACGCCCGGCCAGAACGTCCAGTTGCCGCTCGGATTCGGCTTCATGGGCGGCCAGTCGCAGGCGGTCCCGCTGAAGGTCGCCTCGACCACGCCCTCGGGAACGGTCGTCGTCACCGACAGCACGGAGATCGAGATCTCCGAAAAGCCCGCCGAGGAGATCGTCGAGAACGTCGGCGGCGCCGGTGCGGGCGGCGACCCGACGCCCGACGTCGCCTACGAGGACATCGGAGGCCTCGACGACGAGCTCGAGCAGGTCCGCGAGATGATCGAGCTGCCGATGCGCCACCCCGAGCTGTTCAAGCGGCTCGGCATCGACCCGCCGAAGGGCGTCCTGCTGCACGGGCCACCCGGCACCGGCAAGACGCTGATCGCGAAGGCCGTCGCCAACGAGATCGACGCCAGCTTCCACACGGTCTCCGGGCCGGAGATCATGTCGAAGTACTACGGCGAGTCCGAGGAGCAGCTGCGCGACGTCTTCGAGGAGGCCTCCGAGGACGCGCCGGCGATCATCTTCATGGACGAGCTCGACTCGATCGCTCCCAAGCGCGAGGAGGCCGGCGGCGACGTCGAGCGGCGCGTGGTCGCCCAGCTCCTCTCGCTGATGGACGGCCTCGAGGAGCGCGGCCAGGTCGTCGTCATCGGCGCCACCAACCGCGTGGACGCGATCGACCCCGCGCTCCGGCGCGGCGGCCGGTTCGACCGCGAGATCGAGATCGGCGTGCCCGATCGCGACGGCCGCAAGGAGATCCTGCAGGTCCACACGCGGAACATGCCGCTCGTGGACGGGATCGACCTCGACGAGTACGCGGAGAACACCCACGGCTTCGTCGGCGCCGACCTCGAGAGCCTGGCGAAGGAGTCCGCGATGCACGCGCTGCGCCGCATCCGCCCGCAGCTGGACCTCGAATCCGACGAGATCGACGCGGACGTACTCCAGTCGATCCAGGTCACCGAGCGCGACCTCAAGGAAGCGCTGAAGGGCATCGAGCCCTCCGCGCTCCGTGAGGTCTTCGTCGAGGTTCCCGACGTCACCTGGGCGGACGTCGGCGGGCTCGGGGAGACCAAGGAACGGCTCCGCGAGACCGTCCAGTGGCCCCTCGAGTACCCCGAGGTGTTCGACCAGCTCGACATGGAGGCCGCCAAGGGCGTATTGCTGTACGGCCCGCCCGGCACCGGCAAGACGCTGCTGGCGAAGGCGGTCGCAAACGAGGCGGAGTCGAACTTCATCTCGATCAAGGGCCCCGAGCTGTTGAACAAGTTCGTCGGCGAGTCCGAGAAGGGCGTCCGCGAGGTCTTCTCGAAGGCTCGCGAGAACGCGCCGACGATCGTGTTCTTCGACGAGATCGACTCGATCGCGACCGAACGCGGGCAGAACACGGGCGACTCGGGCGTCGGCGAGCGGGTCGTCTCCCAGCTGCTCACCGAGCTCGACGGTCTCGAGTCGCTGGAGGACGTCGTGGTGATCGCCACCACGAACCGTCCGGACCTCATCGACTCGGCGCTGTTGCGCCCCGGTCGGCTCGACCGGCACGTCCACGTGCCCGTCCCCGACGAGGACGCTCGCCGCCGGATCTTCGAGGTCCACACGCGCGAGAAGCCGCTCGCGGACGACGTCGACCTCGACGAACTGGCGCGTCGGACCGAGGGCTACGTCGGCGCCGACATCGAGGCGGTCGCCCGCGAGGCCTCGATGAACGCCTCCCGGGAGTTCATCGCCAGCGTCGACAAGGAGGAGGTCGGCGAGTCGGTCGGGAACGTCCGCGTGACGATGGCCCACTTCGAGGATGCGCTCGATGAAGTCAACCCGAGCGTGACCGCCGAGACCCGCGAGCGCTACGAGGAGATCGAGAAACAGTTCAAGCGCTCCGAGGTCGAAACGGAACCCGAGGCGACGCCGGGCGGCGCCTTCCAGTAG
- the idsA3 gene encoding geranylfarnesyl diphosphate synthase, whose product MTNDATEARVLDAVRQRRKLVNAAIDEELPLAEPERLYEAARYILEAGGKRLRPTVVLLAGEAIADVAPGSVDYRSFPTVTGSTIDLLRAAVSIEVIQSFTLIHDDIMDEDDLRRGVPAVHEAYDTSTAILAGDTLYSKAFEMMADAGADPADGLEAMRLLASTCTKICEGQALDVAFESRGEVLPDEYLEMVELKTAVLYGAAAATPAVLLGADDEVVDALYRYGIDSGSAFQIQDDVLDLTVPSEELGKQRGSDLVEEKETLITLHARQQGVAVDDLVDAATPAEVTEPAIDDAVSTLEDAGSIEYARGKAEELTERSKRHLEVLPDNEARETLAELADYLITRGY is encoded by the coding sequence ATGACGAACGACGCGACGGAGGCACGGGTTCTGGACGCGGTTCGACAGCGGCGCAAGCTCGTCAACGCCGCGATCGACGAGGAGCTCCCGCTGGCGGAGCCAGAGCGGCTCTACGAGGCGGCCCGGTACATCCTCGAGGCCGGCGGCAAGCGGCTCCGCCCGACGGTCGTCCTCCTCGCCGGCGAGGCGATCGCCGACGTCGCCCCCGGCTCCGTCGACTACCGGTCGTTCCCGACGGTGACGGGATCGACCATCGACCTGCTACGGGCGGCGGTGTCGATCGAGGTCATCCAGTCGTTCACGCTGATACACGACGACATCATGGACGAGGACGACCTCCGGCGGGGCGTCCCCGCGGTTCACGAGGCCTACGACACGTCGACGGCGATCCTCGCGGGTGATACCCTCTACTCGAAGGCCTTCGAGATGATGGCCGACGCCGGGGCCGACCCGGCCGACGGGCTTGAGGCGATGCGGCTGCTCGCGTCCACATGCACGAAGATCTGTGAGGGCCAGGCGCTCGACGTTGCCTTCGAGTCACGCGGCGAGGTGCTGCCCGACGAGTACCTCGAGATGGTCGAGCTGAAGACCGCCGTCCTCTACGGCGCCGCCGCCGCGACCCCGGCGGTCCTGCTGGGCGCCGACGACGAGGTCGTCGACGCGCTGTATCGATACGGGATCGATTCGGGCAGCGCCTTCCAGATCCAGGACGACGTGCTCGATCTGACCGTCCCCTCCGAGGAGCTGGGTAAACAGCGCGGCTCCGATCTCGTCGAGGAGAAGGAGACGCTCATCACGCTCCACGCACGCCAGCAGGGCGTCGCCGTCGACGACCTCGTCGACGCGGCGACGCCGGCGGAGGTGACCGAGCCGGCGATCGACGACGCCGTCTCGACGCTCGAGGATGCCGGATCGATCGAGTACGCACGCGGGAAGGCCGAGGAGCTCACCGAGCGGTCGAAACGGCACCTCGAGGTGCTGCCGGACAACGAGGCCCGTGAGACGCTCGCCGAGCTGGCCGATTACCTGATCACGCGCGGGTACTGA